The following proteins are encoded in a genomic region of Candidatus Dormiibacterota bacterium:
- a CDS encoding cytochrome c: protein MSSPEAGAGRARRAGAVLALCVAVAACRQDMFNQPKVKPLAESDFFEDGSGARPPVEGTVARGELRADRVFHTAIGPDGKFVATLPVPLTRALLLRGQERFNIFCSPCHGRVGDGRGMIVQRGFKQPPSYHIDRLREQPIGYFFDVITNGFGQMSGYAAQVPPADRWAIAAYIRALQLSQHAPVQQVPARDRAEIERVRP from the coding sequence ATGTCGAGCCCTGAGGCGGGGGCCGGCCGCGCGCGCCGGGCCGGGGCCGTCCTGGCTCTGTGCGTTGCCGTGGCCGCCTGCCGCCAGGACATGTTCAACCAGCCGAAGGTGAAGCCGCTGGCGGAGAGCGACTTCTTCGAGGACGGGTCGGGGGCGCGACCTCCCGTGGAAGGAACGGTGGCGCGCGGCGAGCTGCGGGCCGACCGGGTCTTCCATACCGCCATCGGCCCGGACGGAAAGTTCGTGGCGACGCTCCCCGTGCCGCTGACGCGGGCGCTGCTTTTGCGCGGTCAGGAGCGCTTCAACATCTTCTGCTCCCCCTGCCACGGACGGGTCGGCGACGGCCGCGGGATGATCGTCCAGCGCGGCTTCAAGCAGCCCCCCTCGTACCACATCGACCGTCTGCGGGAGCAGCCGATCGGCTATTTCTTCGACGTGATCACGAACGGCTTCGGCCAGATGTCGGGCTACGCAGCCCAGGTTCCGCCCGCCGACCGCTGGGCGATCGCCGCCTATATCCGGGCGCTGCAGCTGTCGCAGCACGCGCCGGTCCAGCAGGTTCCCGCGCG
- a CDS encoding DUF3341 domain-containing protein, which produces MTRRQPQRLYGMMAEFATPGDLVAAAEAARSAGYRRMDAFTPFPIERLSEALGHRPSRVPMLVLIGGIIGALAGYGLQYWISAVTYPLNVGGRPYNSWPAFIPVTFEVTILIAGIFTVFGMLALNGLPTPYHPVFNVARFALASRDRYFLCIESKDPKFDEAATRAFLADLRPSGVFDVEP; this is translated from the coding sequence ATGACCCGAAGGCAGCCGCAGCGCCTGTACGGCATGATGGCCGAGTTCGCGACGCCCGGCGACCTGGTCGCGGCCGCCGAGGCCGCGCGCTCGGCCGGCTACCGGAGGATGGACGCCTTCACCCCCTTTCCGATCGAGAGGCTGTCGGAGGCGCTCGGCCACCGGCCGTCGCGCGTCCCGATGCTCGTCCTCATCGGAGGGATCATCGGGGCCCTGGCCGGGTACGGGCTGCAATACTGGATCTCGGCCGTCACGTATCCGCTCAACGTCGGCGGCCGTCCGTACAATTCCTGGCCGGCGTTCATCCCGGTGACCTTCGAGGTGACCATCCTGATCGCGGGGATCTTCACCGTCTTCGGCATGCTCGCCCTGAACGGCCTGCCGACGCCGTACCATCCGGTGTTCAACGTCGCGCGCTTCGCGCTGGCGAGCCGGGACCGCTACTTCCTGTGCATCGAGTCGAAGGATCCGAAGTTCGACGAGGCGGCGACGCGGGCCTTTCTCGCCGATCTCCGTCCGAGCGGAGTGTTCGATGTCGAGCCCTGA
- the nrfD gene encoding NrfD/PsrC family molybdoenzyme membrane anchor subunit, translating into MKDRPPIIAPGYTSASVTDKISAVVLRGTPRWWFAAFGAAFLLVMLLLFTLGHLFLRGIGIYGVNIPVGWGWDITNFVWWIGIGHAGTLISAILLLLRQDWRNSINRFAEAMTLFAVACAGIYPVAHLGRPWVLYWLLPYPSTMGVWPQFRSPLVWDVFAVSTYATISLLFWFVGLIPDLATLRDRSRHRFARIVYGILAMGWRGSARHWHNYESAYLMLAGLATPLVVSVHSVVSFDFAVGVVPGWHSTIFPPYFVAGAIFSGFAMVLTLAIPLRALFGLEDFITDRHLQNMAKVMLATGLIVTYGYLIEIFMAWYGDNRYDMYMSVNRMLGPYAFQFWSLIACNVIAPQVLWIKRVRRSPAFLFVIAIVVNIGMWLERYVIIVTSLHRDFLPSSWGMYSGTIWDYSTFLGTIGLFLALMFLFIRFLPMISIFEMRAILPEARAEEVKE; encoded by the coding sequence ATGAAGGACCGGCCGCCGATCATCGCTCCGGGGTACACCTCCGCCTCGGTGACCGACAAGATCAGCGCGGTCGTTCTGCGCGGCACGCCGCGCTGGTGGTTCGCCGCGTTCGGGGCCGCCTTCCTGCTGGTGATGCTCCTCCTTTTCACTCTCGGCCACCTGTTCCTCCGCGGCATCGGGATCTACGGCGTCAACATCCCGGTCGGCTGGGGCTGGGACATCACCAACTTCGTCTGGTGGATCGGGATCGGCCACGCCGGGACGCTGATCTCCGCCATTCTTCTCCTGCTGCGGCAGGACTGGCGGAACTCGATCAATCGGTTCGCGGAGGCGATGACGTTGTTCGCCGTGGCCTGCGCCGGCATCTACCCGGTGGCGCACCTCGGCCGGCCCTGGGTCCTCTACTGGCTTCTCCCGTACCCGAGCACCATGGGAGTCTGGCCGCAGTTCCGGAGCCCGCTGGTGTGGGACGTCTTCGCGGTGTCGACCTACGCGACCATCTCGCTTCTCTTCTGGTTCGTCGGTTTGATCCCCGACCTCGCCACGCTGCGCGATCGGTCCAGGCACCGTTTCGCGCGAATCGTCTACGGGATCCTGGCGATGGGCTGGCGCGGCTCGGCGCGGCACTGGCACAACTACGAGTCGGCCTACCTGATGCTGGCCGGCCTGGCGACGCCTCTGGTCGTGTCGGTGCACAGCGTAGTCAGCTTCGACTTCGCGGTCGGGGTCGTCCCCGGCTGGCATTCGACCATCTTCCCGCCGTACTTCGTCGCCGGGGCGATCTTCTCCGGCTTCGCGATGGTCCTGACGCTCGCCATCCCGCTGCGGGCGCTGTTCGGCCTCGAGGACTTCATCACCGACAGGCATCTTCAAAACATGGCCAAGGTGATGCTCGCCACCGGTCTCATCGTGACCTATGGCTACCTGATCGAGATCTTCATGGCCTGGTACGGCGACAACCGCTACGACATGTACATGTCGGTGAACCGGATGCTCGGCCCGTACGCCTTCCAGTTCTGGTCTCTCATCGCCTGCAACGTCATCGCTCCGCAGGTGCTGTGGATCAAGAGGGTGCGCCGCTCGCCCGCGTTCCTGTTCGTCATCGCGATCGTGGTGAACATCGGCATGTGGCTGGAGCGCTACGTCATCATCGTCACGAGCCTGCACCGGGACTTCCTGCCGTCGTCCTGGGGCATGTACTCCGGGACGATCTGGGACTATTCGACCTTTCTCGGGACGATCGGCCTGTTCCTGGCGCTCATGTTCCTGTTCATCCGCTTCCTGCCGATGATCTCGATCTTCGAGATGCGCGCCATCCTGCCGGAGGCGCGGGCCGAGGAGGTGAAGGAATGA
- a CDS encoding TAT-variant-translocated molybdopterin oxidoreductase codes for MSGTTRTDQPRGPAPDVATTRARLASSRGREFWRSLEELSGDPAFQDLLKDEFPAGASEWEDGLDRRRFLQLAAASLAFAGLSACTRQPLESIVPYTKQPEEIVPGRPRFFATAATLGGYAAGLLVETHEGRPTKIEGNPDHPASLGATDLFAQALVLGLYDPDRSQLLLELGEIRPWNAFVQRMQAALRPQQALGGAGIRILTGTVTSPTLGDQLRALLARFPKAVWHQYEPAGRDNARLGARLAFGEWVETRYDFSRADVILALDADFAVEMPGSVRYARDFADHRRVRHGEARMSRLYAVESTPTATGTLADHRLAVRAAQVPGIALACAAELGLVPAGSSPSLPADSKRFVTAACADLKRNAGRGLVVAGETAPPAAHALAHALNHRLGNAGVTVLHTDPVEVEPVDQTASISRLVEDMRAGRVDLLAIVGGNPVFDAPADLGFTDALLKVPLRVHLGLEEDETSEYCHWHIPQAHPLETWSDARAHDGTVTVMQPLIEPLYGGRSAHELLSAFLDDPPRHGREVLRDRWRKRAPSADFEAFWRKALHDGIVPGTALPPRNVALRAGAIEEAWEQTNNSIMLAATSGIAAGGGLGEARDRILEVIFRPDPTIHDGRFANNGWLQETPKPLSKMTWDNAAYLAPAAAERLGIASGDIVEIEVEGRTVEAPAWVQPGHPDGALTVHFGYGRTKCGRVGTGTGFNAYVLRTARGMWSHPAASIRSTGKRQALACTQEHFSMEGRDLVRVGTLAEYRSDPGFARKKEEPPPKDATLYPGFNYEGHAWGVAIDLSSCTGCNACVVACVAENNIPVVGKDQVRRGREMQWLRIDRYYEGGPDDPDAHHQPVMCMQCEQAPCEVVCPVGATSHSSEGLNDMVYNRCVGTRYCSNNCPYKVRRFNFLQYSDEKTPVLKLGRNPDVTVRSRGVMEKCTYCVQRINSARITAEKEDRPIKDGEITTACQQACPTQAIVFGDVNDPSSRVSRLKAEPANYGLLEHLNTRPRTTYLAKIVNTNPDLEKGKG; via the coding sequence ATGAGCGGGACGACCCGTACGGATCAGCCTCGAGGGCCGGCGCCGGATGTCGCCACCACACGGGCCCGGCTCGCCTCGTCGCGCGGCCGCGAGTTCTGGCGGAGCCTCGAGGAGCTGTCGGGCGACCCCGCCTTCCAGGATCTCTTGAAAGACGAGTTCCCGGCCGGCGCCTCGGAGTGGGAGGACGGGCTCGACCGCCGCCGCTTCCTGCAGCTGGCCGCCGCCTCCCTCGCGTTCGCGGGGCTCTCCGCCTGCACGCGCCAGCCGCTGGAATCGATCGTTCCGTACACGAAGCAGCCGGAGGAAATCGTCCCAGGCCGGCCCCGTTTCTTCGCGACGGCAGCGACTCTCGGCGGCTACGCCGCCGGTCTCCTGGTCGAGACCCACGAGGGGCGGCCCACGAAGATCGAAGGGAACCCGGATCATCCGGCGAGTCTCGGAGCGACCGACCTGTTCGCCCAGGCGCTGGTCCTGGGGCTGTACGATCCCGATCGCTCGCAGCTCCTCTTGGAGCTCGGCGAAATCCGTCCCTGGAACGCCTTCGTCCAGAGGATGCAGGCGGCGCTGCGCCCCCAGCAGGCGCTCGGCGGCGCCGGGATCCGAATCCTCACCGGGACCGTCACCTCCCCCACGCTGGGGGACCAGCTCCGCGCCCTGCTCGCCCGCTTCCCCAAGGCGGTCTGGCACCAGTACGAGCCGGCCGGCCGGGACAACGCGCGCCTCGGGGCGCGTCTCGCCTTCGGTGAGTGGGTCGAGACCCGCTACGATTTCTCCAGGGCCGATGTGATCCTGGCGCTCGACGCGGACTTCGCGGTCGAGATGCCCGGCAGCGTGCGCTACGCGCGCGATTTCGCCGATCACCGCCGGGTGCGCCACGGCGAGGCGCGCATGAGCCGGCTGTACGCCGTGGAGAGCACGCCGACGGCAACGGGGACTCTCGCCGACCACCGATTGGCGGTGCGCGCGGCGCAGGTGCCCGGGATCGCCCTGGCCTGCGCCGCGGAGCTGGGCCTGGTCCCGGCCGGTTCGTCCCCTTCTCTTCCCGCCGACTCGAAGCGTTTCGTGACGGCCGCCTGCGCCGACCTGAAGCGGAACGCCGGGCGCGGCCTCGTCGTCGCCGGCGAGACGGCGCCGCCCGCGGCCCACGCGCTGGCGCACGCCCTCAATCACCGCCTCGGCAACGCCGGCGTGACGGTCCTCCACACCGATCCGGTCGAGGTCGAGCCGGTCGATCAGACGGCGTCGATCAGCAGACTCGTCGAGGACATGCGGGCCGGCCGCGTCGACCTCCTGGCGATCGTCGGCGGCAACCCGGTGTTCGACGCGCCGGCCGACCTCGGGTTCACCGACGCTCTCCTCAAGGTGCCGCTGCGCGTCCACCTCGGCCTGGAGGAGGACGAGACCTCGGAATACTGCCACTGGCACATCCCCCAGGCTCATCCGCTCGAGACCTGGAGCGACGCGCGGGCCCACGACGGCACGGTCACCGTGATGCAGCCGCTCATCGAGCCCCTGTACGGCGGCCGATCGGCGCACGAGCTTCTCTCGGCCTTTCTGGACGACCCGCCCCGGCACGGACGGGAGGTGCTGCGCGATCGCTGGCGCAAGAGGGCGCCGTCGGCGGACTTCGAGGCGTTCTGGCGCAAGGCGCTGCACGACGGAATCGTCCCCGGAACGGCCCTTCCGCCGAGGAACGTCGCGCTGCGGGCGGGGGCGATCGAGGAGGCCTGGGAGCAGACCAATAATTCGATCATGCTCGCGGCGACGTCCGGCATCGCCGCTGGCGGCGGACTGGGCGAGGCGAGAGATCGGATCCTCGAGGTGATCTTCCGCCCCGATCCGACGATCCATGACGGTCGGTTCGCCAACAACGGCTGGCTTCAAGAGACACCGAAGCCTCTGTCGAAGATGACCTGGGACAACGCCGCCTACCTGGCGCCCGCGGCCGCCGAGCGCCTCGGGATCGCCAGCGGCGACATCGTCGAGATCGAAGTCGAGGGGAGGACGGTCGAGGCCCCCGCCTGGGTGCAGCCCGGCCACCCGGACGGCGCGCTCACGGTGCACTTCGGTTACGGACGCACGAAGTGCGGCCGCGTAGGGACAGGGACCGGCTTCAACGCCTATGTCCTGAGGACTGCGCGGGGGATGTGGTCGCATCCGGCCGCGTCGATCCGCAGCACGGGGAAGCGCCAGGCGCTGGCGTGCACCCAGGAGCACTTCAGCATGGAAGGACGCGATCTCGTCCGCGTCGGAACGCTCGCGGAGTACAGGTCCGACCCCGGGTTCGCCCGTAAGAAAGAGGAGCCGCCGCCGAAGGACGCGACCCTCTACCCGGGGTTCAACTACGAAGGGCACGCCTGGGGTGTGGCGATCGATCTGTCCTCGTGCACCGGCTGCAACGCCTGCGTGGTGGCCTGCGTGGCCGAGAACAACATCCCGGTCGTCGGCAAGGACCAGGTGCGTCGCGGGCGCGAGATGCAGTGGCTCCGCATCGACCGCTACTACGAAGGGGGCCCCGACGACCCGGACGCGCACCACCAGCCGGTCATGTGCATGCAGTGCGAGCAGGCGCCGTGCGAGGTGGTCTGCCCGGTCGGCGCCACCAGCCACAGCAGCGAGGGGCTCAACGACATGGTCTACAACCGCTGCGTCGGGACGCGCTACTGCTCCAACAACTGTCCGTACAAGGTCCGCCGCTTCAACTTCCTGCAGTACAGCGACGAAAAGACGCCGGTCCTGAAGCTGGGACGGAACCCGGATGTCACGGTGCGATCGCGCGGCGTCATGGAGAAGTGCACCTACTGCGTGCAGCGGATCAACTCGGCGCGCATCACCGCCGAGAAGGAGGACCGGCCGATCAAGGACGGCGAGATCACCACCGCCTGCCAGCAGGCCTGTCCGACGCAGGCGATCGTGTTCGGCGACGTCAACGACCCCTCGTCGCGCGTCAGCCGTCTGAAGGCCGAGCCGGCGAACTACGGCCTCCTGGAGCATCTCAACACGCGCCCGCGCACCACCTACCTGGCGAAGATCGTCAACACCAACCCCGATCTCGAGAAGGGGAAGGGATGA
- a CDS encoding cytochrome c3 family protein, protein MSQIFHRSTNTLSRVSIYAAVFVLAGLTWVLMALDRSPYTTKQGIVLRQPVPFSHEHHVAGLGLDCRYCHTSVETSSFAGMPPTATCMNCHKLIWADSDMLEPVRASLRDDRPIVWTRVHDLPDFAYFDHSIHVAKGIGCVSCHGRVDQMPLMRQAAPLQMEWCLECHRHPEAHVRPRSEVFNLNWAAADQASLGPRLVKEYGIRSVRDLTSCSTCHR, encoded by the coding sequence ATGTCACAGATCTTCCACCGCAGCACCAACACCCTCTCCAGGGTGTCGATCTACGCCGCGGTGTTCGTCCTGGCGGGACTGACCTGGGTGCTCATGGCGCTCGACCGCTCGCCGTACACCACCAAGCAGGGGATCGTGCTGCGACAGCCGGTGCCGTTCAGCCACGAGCACCACGTGGCCGGCCTGGGGCTGGACTGCCGTTATTGCCACACGTCGGTCGAGACGTCCAGCTTCGCTGGAATGCCGCCCACCGCGACCTGCATGAACTGCCACAAGCTGATCTGGGCCGACAGCGACATGCTGGAGCCGGTGCGCGCGAGCCTCAGGGACGATCGCCCGATCGTATGGACCCGCGTCCACGATCTGCCCGATTTCGCCTACTTCGATCACAGCATCCACGTGGCCAAGGGGATCGGGTGCGTGTCGTGCCACGGCCGCGTGGACCAGATGCCGCTCATGCGCCAGGCGGCGCCGCTGCAGATGGAATGGTGCCTGGAGTGCCACCGCCACCCCGAGGCGCACGTGCGGCCGCGCTCCGAGGTCTTCAACCTGAATTGGGCGGCGGCGGACCAGGCGTCGCTCGGTCCCCGTCTGGTCAAGGAGTACGGCATCAGGAGCGTGCGGGACCTGACGAGCTGCTCCACCTGCCACAGGTGA
- a CDS encoding DUF1579 domain-containing protein — MHPRGPSRRGLLATAATALLAAGLNAATPDTPKPAAPPDGAAIQEAPQTPGIPKPTTEHGRMARAEGVWDASVEVSIGPPGTPPQLSKAVETNRLCCGGLWLVSEFKSNPGSAPFEGHGITGYESEKKKYVSTWIDSDLTSPMVSEGAYDAAGMTLTLRGSMTSKGKTLQWRSVEAWKSDDTRQFTMFMRGPNGKETPSLNVTYTRRK; from the coding sequence ATGCATCCTCGTGGACCCTCACGCCGCGGCCTCCTCGCCACCGCGGCGACTGCGCTCCTCGCGGCCGGGCTCAACGCCGCGACTCCGGACACTCCGAAGCCGGCCGCCCCCCCGGATGGAGCCGCGATACAGGAGGCGCCGCAGACGCCCGGAATCCCGAAGCCGACCACCGAGCACGGCCGGATGGCGCGCGCGGAAGGGGTCTGGGACGCCAGCGTCGAGGTCTCGATCGGCCCGCCGGGGACGCCGCCACAGCTCTCGAAGGCGGTGGAGACGAACCGGCTGTGTTGCGGCGGACTGTGGCTCGTGAGCGAGTTCAAGAGCAACCCCGGCTCGGCCCCCTTCGAGGGGCACGGCATCACCGGCTACGAGTCTGAGAAGAAGAAGTACGTCTCGACCTGGATCGACTCCGACCTGACAAGCCCGATGGTTTCGGAGGGGGCGTACGACGCCGCCGGGATGACGCTGACACTGCGCGGTTCGATGACCTCGAAGGGGAAAACGCTGCAGTGGCGCAGCGTCGAGGCCTGGAAGAGCGACGACACCCGGCAGTTCACGATGTTCATGCGCGGGCCGAATGGCAAGGAGACGCCCAGCCTGAACGTCACCTACACGCGGCGCAAGTAA
- a CDS encoding OsmC family peroxiredoxin, translating to MATFERSAHVDWEGTVKEGKGEVKGATGAFSLPVTFLARVEKPGGKTSPEELIAAAHAACYAMALSGTIGRKNAKARRLHVTATVGADFGEAGLKIQSSRLHVVAEGLEGLTAAQFTDVAKEAEGRCPVSNALRASLKIDVEAQVK from the coding sequence ATGGCCACGTTCGAGAGAAGCGCCCACGTCGACTGGGAAGGGACCGTCAAGGAAGGGAAGGGGGAGGTGAAGGGAGCTACCGGCGCGTTCAGCCTGCCGGTCACCTTCCTCGCGCGCGTCGAGAAGCCCGGCGGGAAGACGAGCCCCGAGGAGCTGATCGCCGCGGCCCACGCCGCCTGCTACGCCATGGCGCTGTCGGGAACGATCGGGCGCAAGAACGCCAAGGCGCGACGCCTGCACGTCACCGCCACCGTCGGGGCCGATTTCGGCGAGGCCGGCCTGAAGATCCAGTCCTCCCGGCTTCACGTCGTCGCGGAAGGTCTCGAGGGCCTCACCGCCGCCCAGTTCACCGACGTCGCGAAGGAGGCGGAAGGTCGCTGTCCCGTCTCGAACGCCCTGCGCGCCAGCCTGAAGATCGACGTCGAAGCGCAGGTCAAGTAA
- a CDS encoding TonB-dependent receptor, protein MRDRPKRLLRVIPVLCAIHFASSGLLILAEDAPSAPPPGLVEHVQVITTRVPEKTGTTPASVTVLTRDELIRRGAYDLRSALLVLAGVDISPGGDGGPASSVPEFWGLREFDAFLVTVDGVPWGGAFNPSLETLDLTNVDRIEVLRGAAPVTYGATSFVGVINVVHTAPGEGGPSLRVSGGSYDSGSVAYSTPLPPWGGVSSSLSVDGGHQGFRDDRMDFARAHVRWQNSLHAGPGVLRFNLDGFSQRQDPGSPTPRVGAELTPLVPFDSNQNPIGSYLDEEKYTMDGTYERPAGSATWSNTLSFSHSRQRIFRGFLVDAVPPPDNAHGFRQAIPVLDAYFDSHFVLHPAGKVEVIAGFDHLHGQGHARGGDFDYSVNLDGSFPPSGSDLPNQALVKIRDRRDFSGLYSQIVWRPVDRIHVEAGGRINRAAESRNTDSLEFGSTEVVSEDRRNIIRGSGFVGLTWTTWKSGSSDLDLFANYRNTFKPAAIDFGLDADPEILAPETAETFEGGVKSGLLGGRMAIELSAFQMDFTNLVLSQVVGGLPALVNGGSQRFRGIEMMTAMKPKPMLEWRVVYSLHDARFRDFVTEFGGVPTQLRGNRLEMSARNMASTEFIVGKSTGWRGSARANWVGSRFLNKRNTAVAPDYITWSAGIGYALQNMEIRLDGVNINNQRPPVSESELGDAQYYLLPARSIFASMRWTPGGETH, encoded by the coding sequence ATGCGTGATCGACCGAAGAGGCTCCTGCGAGTCATTCCCGTCCTGTGCGCGATCCACTTCGCCTCCTCCGGCCTGCTGATCCTGGCCGAGGATGCGCCCTCTGCGCCTCCGCCCGGCCTGGTCGAGCATGTGCAGGTCATCACCACGCGCGTTCCCGAGAAGACCGGGACCACGCCCGCCTCGGTCACCGTCCTCACCCGCGACGAGCTGATCCGCCGGGGGGCCTACGATCTGAGGAGCGCGCTTCTGGTCCTGGCCGGCGTCGACATCTCCCCGGGCGGGGACGGAGGACCGGCCTCGTCGGTCCCCGAGTTCTGGGGCCTCCGGGAGTTCGACGCCTTTCTCGTGACGGTGGACGGGGTCCCCTGGGGGGGGGCCTTCAATCCCTCTCTCGAGACGCTCGACCTCACCAACGTGGACCGGATCGAGGTCCTGCGCGGGGCGGCGCCGGTGACGTATGGAGCGACGTCGTTCGTGGGAGTGATCAACGTCGTGCACACAGCACCGGGCGAAGGAGGGCCAAGCCTGCGCGTCTCGGGCGGCAGCTATGACAGCGGCTCGGTCGCCTACTCGACTCCCCTCCCCCCATGGGGCGGTGTGAGCTCGTCCCTCAGCGTGGACGGCGGGCACCAGGGGTTCAGGGACGACCGGATGGACTTCGCGCGGGCGCACGTGCGCTGGCAGAACAGCCTGCATGCCGGACCGGGTGTCCTGCGTTTCAACCTGGACGGTTTCTCGCAGAGACAGGACCCCGGCAGCCCGACCCCCCGCGTCGGCGCCGAGCTCACCCCGCTCGTTCCGTTCGACTCGAACCAGAATCCGATCGGCTCCTACCTGGACGAGGAGAAGTACACGATGGACGGCACCTACGAGCGCCCGGCCGGCTCCGCGACCTGGTCGAACACCCTCTCGTTCAGCCACTCGCGGCAGCGTATCTTCCGCGGCTTTCTCGTCGATGCCGTACCGCCCCCCGACAATGCCCATGGATTCCGCCAGGCGATCCCGGTCCTCGACGCCTACTTCGACAGTCATTTCGTGCTCCATCCGGCCGGCAAGGTGGAGGTCATCGCGGGGTTCGACCACTTGCACGGCCAGGGGCACGCCCGGGGCGGCGACTTCGACTACTCGGTCAACCTCGACGGCAGCTTCCCCCCCTCGGGCAGCGACCTGCCGAACCAGGCGCTCGTGAAGATCCGTGACCGCCGGGATTTCTCCGGTCTGTACAGCCAGATCGTCTGGAGGCCGGTCGATCGCATCCATGTCGAGGCGGGGGGGAGGATCAACCGTGCCGCCGAGTCGCGCAACACCGACAGTCTCGAGTTCGGCTCGACCGAAGTGGTTTCCGAGGATCGCCGGAACATCATCCGCGGCAGCGGCTTCGTGGGGCTGACCTGGACGACCTGGAAGAGCGGCAGCAGCGATCTGGACCTGTTCGCCAACTACCGCAATACCTTCAAGCCGGCGGCCATCGATTTCGGACTCGACGCCGATCCCGAGATCCTGGCACCGGAGACCGCCGAGACGTTCGAGGGGGGCGTGAAGAGCGGCCTCCTGGGCGGCCGGATGGCCATCGAGCTGAGCGCCTTCCAGATGGACTTCACGAACCTGGTGCTGTCGCAGGTCGTCGGCGGCCTTCCCGCCCTGGTGAACGGCGGCTCGCAGCGGTTCCGCGGGATCGAGATGATGACCGCGATGAAGCCGAAACCGATGCTCGAGTGGCGCGTGGTCTACAGCCTGCACGACGCGCGTTTCCGGGATTTCGTCACCGAGTTCGGCGGCGTGCCCACGCAGCTCCGCGGGAATCGCCTGGAGATGTCGGCCCGCAACATGGCCTCGACCGAGTTCATCGTCGGCAAGAGCACCGGCTGGCGCGGCAGCGCGCGGGCCAACTGGGTCGGCAGCCGCTTCCTCAACAAGCGCAACACCGCCGTGGCCCCGGACTACATCACCTGGTCCGCGGGGATCGGCTACGCGCTGCAGAACATGGAGATCCGCCTCGACGGCGTCAACATCAACAACCAGCGTCCCCCCGTCTCCGAGAGCGAGCTGGGAGACGCGCAGTACTACCTCCTCCCCGCGCGCAGCATCTTCGCGAGCATGCGCTGGACCCCCGGAGGCGAGACTCACTGA
- a CDS encoding DUF2238 domain-containing protein has protein sequence MEWWMVVGFYPTKGPEWLGMQGDPWDAQEDMLMALIGSTVAILSLSSIHERSMGRAAHRV, from the coding sequence CTGGAGTGGTGGATGGTCGTCGGGTTCTACCCGACGAAGGGCCCCGAGTGGCTCGGCATGCAGGGGGACCCCTGGGACGCGCAGGAAGACATGCTGATGGCGCTCATCGGTTCGACCGTCGCCATCCTCTCGCTGTCTTCGATCCACGAGCGCTCGATGGGGCGCGCCGCCCACCGTGTCTAG